The genomic segment taaagtaCATACACTGAATATGATgtgcatttgtttttcattagcACATTACTTTCTATACTGCCTTTTACAATGTGATGTTTTTGTAGTCTAGTTTGACCtcaagtttaaatgaattgtttgatttatttatttatttgaccttgCCCCTTCAGCAAGTTTGAGCTTGCGGTACTAGTAGTATTCAATACACTACTTTTTAGAGCGTTAAGTTGACCAAAGTGCCTACCACGGCGTAAAAtggacaaatgaaataaaaacaaagaaagtgcAATACATGTAAATAGATATACCAGGTAGAGCTacttgattatgaagaaaatattattcacGATTAtcttggtaataattgaaatcacgattaggacgatcattagtttttttgtacacacaaaaaaaatgtaaacgtaaaaaaaatatttgaaacactataattatgtaagttccttttggacgaAACAAAGTTTATTAAATTAgctattctaaaaataaaaataaaaagttgcaaatgtatacatttaaacgtctcaaacaaatcaaaattagcatgaatattttgtatatatttttttatgattatgctgattttgtaattgtggagcataataattgaaattgtaattgaatttcaattaattgcacagtccTAGTTACCAGGGTTAAgatccagataaaaaaaaaaaaaggtaaaaacacTCAttgaaaaaagcagaaaataatataataatgaaacaatgtttgtaaaataataagaGAGGCAGAAAGGTGCTTTGAAGTGGCTTTGCCTGGAATCAAACCGAGATGCGGACAATTAAAAGAGATAATTGCGGGATTTCTTATCAGCATTTGTGGTGTGATctaattcagtttttgtttttgaaggccGACTTGATTAACATagaaaacaaccccccccccccccccatctttaAAAGGAGAGACTGGTGGTCGTGTttaccaaccaaccaaccaagaTTTTCTTTTATGTCAAATATGTGTCTTGGctcaaaaaaggttggaaaGCAGTAAAGAACAGAGTAtaagactgtaaaaaaaaaacaacaactaattgTTCACCTGCATACACATGTTTCCTAGCGCGTTTGTCCTCCTTTGTTTTCAGTGCCGTCTGACCCATGGAGGACTGCATGGAGAGTCCGGTGCCGGTCAAGGTCGAGGGCCACTCCCGCAGCGTGATCTTCAGGTACTTCCGGGGCGACATCGGCAGCATGGTGGACGCCCACTTCAGCCGCGCTCTCAGCAAAGACGCCAAGGACGACGCGCCGGCTGTCAAGGCCAAGAAAATGCGCAAAAACATCAAGTTAGGTAAGCCAGCGCAGATAGAAGGCAGCTTTGTAAGGAAACGATGAAGACGTCGTCTCAATTGACTCACAAGTGGACTTTTGGGCCCGTGGATTTGAGCGCTATCCAGTTgtatgaatgacaacaagcgGGTAGACAAATTAAAGCAGTCATCGAAAGTAAGTCATAATTGTTGTCAGGCAAACCACCCAAACAGGTTTCTAATTGCCAATGGATGCCACGAgttggcagcaaagcactacttttgtctacaAGAAGCTCCTCAACTAACGTCAACATAGTTCCACAGCACAAACGTGTCACTAGATTGTGCCAAAACGCTACTTCTGTCGAAATAAAAATGCTCGACTCACCTCAACATAACTAATTGGctccaagatgccacaaaatgtcgaaaaaaaacacactacttttgtccaaatgaagctTCTCAACTAACTTCCAGGAAGTTCCCTGGCATCAAGATGCCAAAAAAGATGTCACAAAACACTACATTAGtccaaatgaagctcctcaactccaTTTGTCCTAGTTCATTGGTACCAAGATCCAACACGATGTTGCCGTAGCACTACCTTTGTCTAAATTAAGCTCCTCAACTAACGTCAACATAGTTCCACAGCACAAACATGTCACTAGATTGTGCCAAAACGCTACTTCTGTCGAAATGAAAATGCTCGACTCACCTCAACataactaatttgctccaagatgccacaaaatgtagaaaaacactacttttgtccaaatgaagctTCTCAACTAACTTCCAGGAAGTTCCCTGGCATCAAGATGCCAAAAAAGATGTCACAAAACACTACATTAGtccaaatgaagctcctcaactccaTTTGTCCTAGTTCATTGGTACCAAGATCCAACACGATGTTGCCGTAGCACTACCTTTGTCTAAATTAAGCTCCTCAACTAACGTCAACATAGTTCCACAGCGCAAACATGTCACTAGATTGTGCCAAAACGCTACTTCTGTCTAAATGAAAATGCTCGACTCACCTCAACataactaatttgctccaagatgccacaaaatgtagaaaaacactacttttgtccaaatgaagctTCTCAATTAACTTCCAGCAAGTTCCCTGGCATCAAGATGCCAAAAAAGATGTCACAAAACACTACATtagtctaaatgaagctcctcaactcaatTTATCCTAGTTCCTTGGTACCAAGATCCAACACGATGTTGCCGTAGCACTACCTTTGTCTAAATTAAGCTACtgaactcacttcaacatagtttgtTGGCATCAATTTGCCACCAGATGCACAAGCTTTGTCTAAAGTtggctcctcaactcacttcaacatagttcctttgCAAACAAGATGCGAaatagatggcagcaaagcactacttttattgctttagcttgagcatagaaaatggatggatttttttttttttgcacatattGACGGATATGCAgtaagcaacaacaaaaatgccaaACTGAGAAGCAGCGGGGGTCACCATTTAAACTATTATAGACATTACTTGTGTTGGTTTTGGGGGGTAATAACTTTTGGTCCAGTTAAATGAAATTTCCTGTGGCAGATGCTTACTAAGTAGTTGGGAATACCCGACATAAGGGACTGACGTTAATATGACGACTGCTCGTTGCCCATCAGAGGAGAGCAGCGCCTGCCACGCCAACCTGGCCGAGCCCCCGCCGGTGGCGAGCCGCCACCTGTCCTTCGTCCCCGCCGACGTCCCCGCCGGGCCGTGGCACTCGTTCATCGGCAGGACCGGGGAGACGTCGGGCTTGCCGGCGGCGGAGTATTCGGCGGACGACCTGAGCTTGACGGGGCAGCAGTACGCCTCGTCGCTGCTCAATCTCCTGCACGGCGACCGCGCCGAGATGGTGCCGGGCGTGGCCTCCGGCTCCAAGGCGGAACATCTGGCCAACTGGATGGTGCCTCAAGGATTTAGAGACTCTGTGGAGCCCGCTGGAGGCTTTGAGCCTGGTAAGCCTTCGTATGCAATACAGCATGTGCCGTCAGGCTTTCTTGGAGGCTATCAAACCTTCCAAAATGGACATAATTAGAAGCATCATCCAAGTTAACGCCTTTGATGTCCCTGCTAATAAATGATGGCTACGTTGTTCTTAAACTGGGGTGCAAGCTGTACCTTGGTAGGTGAGCAAAAtcatttgcaattaattatgttgtgtcatttttattaactcattcaaacccaaaaacgtgtaaatacgtttttaatactttgcccttcgctcccaaaaacgtacttatatattttttatttttaaacaaagctgtcaattcattatatgttcaaaattaacttgtttactcccaaaaatacattctattttaaatattgccatggtcccaaaaacgtattatgttgtttttttgttgttgttttatgcaagagcatacagaaggctttgatgcagcttctgatatgaagaggtggcttaaagcaatggtagttatttcaaaaaaaaaacagccagtaggtggcagcagaggataagagatcaaccaaggccatgttgcaacaaactctttcCCCCCACTGttataaaaagatttgtgaataatgatgaaacgtagcaatattctaaagctaattgctgcaaaatggaaacggataaaaatatacttttttcctaaagaaagaagagactctaaacttccttttggtaggtgaaataaatgtttttatagcaatagaacacaatattctgtgggacttgcgaaatcagtcaaaagccagtgaaacagccaggagcgaagggggttgcttcagtgaaaatggctgcaagtgaatgagttaagcacacTGATGTGTCAATAAAAGAAACATAATAAACAAATTACTTTTTCCTAACTTAGTTCTTGtagagagtaaaaaaacaaatcttgaaaaaataaaaacacatttgtgctCTTAACTttacaatgtgtttaaaaaaaattatataaaaaaataaaaaataaaaaattatatatatatatatatatatatatatatatatatatatatatatatatatatatatataatattttgttattgtgacTAAAgggctttttttcctcaaaaatagccattttttttattcttgtagcAAAAAATGGTTGATATTAGGAATACGAGGGGGTCCTTGCTTGGGGAAAAAGTTTCCCCTGGACCCAAAAAGTTTACCAATGAATCCTTGTCTTAACATATACAGCCACAAACTCATCTGGAATCAACCAACACTTGTGGTCGACTATCTGAGCACAATCGTCTCCACATGTCACAATTAACAGATGTTTAGActataaaatgtgacttttccccatttttgaaacccttgaaacaacaacaatgctgCTTCTTTACGGATTCCCCCCATCCCACTTGTGTCACATTCCcatttattatataataataatatatatatatatatatatatatatatatatatataaaataatatatgtaaTATTTATCTTGCGTCGTGTTTACTGTTCATGAGATTTTTCAATGTGCTCCATGTTCAAGTGTTAactgttcacttttttttaattcaaatctGCACGCAAGAAAGCATTGAAATCGCTTTTCAGGATGACCACGGCAAAAACGTGACATCCAATTTGAGCTGTCAAATAGCAGTATTTTTGCTTCTGTTTTAGTTTGTACTGCTTTATCTTGTTTATTTCCTACCTGCAGTAAGGTTGACACcgacagttcttttttttttgttttttgtttgcagtTGGGCAGATAGCTAAGAGCCCTCCAAATGAGAAGCAAAGTGTttttgcttcaagctgtttattgtcaTGTTCCTTCAAAGTACTTTTACTACCGTATCGCTGCCTGACATAAGCCTTATACGACGGAAAACGTTGCTCATGACTCTTTCCCACTTTTTCACAAAGACAGCAATAAGACATACAAACTGAACCTCCAACAATCCTCACAGGCATACACAGTACCGTATATTCTTTCTGCTTTGTGGAAACAATTTTTAACTTTTAGTTTGCATCGTCAGCAATTAGCTGTACCCATGTTAAGCTGTGTAATATGTGCATCTTATAAACCAGTGcagtttaagttttttttttttactattatagTGGATGTGATTTATATCCTGGTGTGTTGAACTGGCCAAATTTTACGGTACAttcctgcaaaaaaaatggcCCTATTTATATCAGAAAGCAGGTTCATgtctaaataaatattgttttactgCGATATTTGTGACTTTGAACGTGTATGGCTTTAAAAGACGgagcctggcctggtgagtgatgtgggtGTCAGTGAATGAGAGTGTAAAGTTGGCTGGCCGTTAAGAGGCTAGCCTGAGGATTTGCTTTGAACTTTATTTGTAATTGAATGATGCaagtattttaattaatcggtGCAGCCTTAGTATTGTTGGAAAATTGAGTttccttggggggggggggggtgcattgcAAGAGTAACTGGATTTGTATATGCAAGGTTACTAATAAGACGCAATTTCCCTTATTAAAAGCCATTTTACAAGCAAATGGAAGATGTTTTTGTTACCAACTCAATCTTTAATTCAGTTTAAActgcataatatttttttcttttttaaataataaatagactGAAGCTGACTAGGATgtcttcatgtgtgtgtgtcatctcCATTAGGACAACTTCCGGACAAGAAAGACTTGTACTGGTCAAGCTGAGTCATCAGAAACTTTTGACGCTCTCTTTGCACTCATTAGCACTAACATGGCTTCCGCACCTTAGCATATGGCGGCAGGAATGAACCAAACCTGTTAAGTGACTTTTGCGGCTGGAaggaaatgttttcttttacatcatcatcatcatcaggataTGAAGCATTACCAGTAACGTGTGCCTCCGGGGTGGTGACATCAATTCAGCGTGCTTGTTTTGTGGTGCAATCTTCTTGGtagtttgtacaataaaacgGCACATCAACCGTAAActgatactgtatatatatatatagcatatattgggggggggggggttaacctTCAATGTGGTAAATCtgtggttttcaaactaagaaTATGCTGTATTCCTGTGGTACAGTATACAATAGGCAAACACCTTttcgaattttttttctttggactgGATCTTGACAGCCTTTTTCCAGCCACTTACACGCTTGCAGAGTGTGATCCGCTAATTTGTGGAGTTGAATAGATACCAGCTGCTGCTGCATGGAGATCAGTATCTCCATCATCATCACGCTTCACTGAATGGCCACCATTTTATCACCTCCAGCAATGTGTCGGACGGAGATGGGCTTCAAATTGGGCCGTTATTTTGACACTCTTCATGATCAGCTTCCAACCCATTTTCTGCTTGACGGAGGACAAAGAGGAAGCTCATCATAACAGTGGACTGTTCCCCCAAAACTCCCCCgtgaacccccccaccccccctcctcccttTCCCAACTCATCCGGGCTGCTTTCATTGTCGAAACCTTTTTGTGCCTTGTTTGGCTTTGTGAGAAGGATTCTATTTGTAAGGTGTTGTTATAGTTAGCGACTGCCACATTGAACTGATTTACTCCATTTGAGTCGTATTAAAATCAAGGTCGGACTGTATTTTAGCAGTCTTCATCTCATTTCTTGATATAACGTAGCATTCGCCTGCAACATAACCTCCTAAgtcatttgtgatttttttcggggggaaaaaacacaaaatatctatctatctatctatccatctatccatccatccatccatcgtctTTTCTAAAAGGCAATCTTGTAAAAGCACTTCAAGGTAACTTTTAGACTTAAGTGCTTCCTAATTGTATTCCTTTTTCTCCACATAATGCCATGCCACTGAATATACAGTAGTGGCTACGTAGGTATGACGATTATTGCCATTGACATTCAACAATGTCACATGCACGAGTGTCAGTAGGAAGGCTGACGAGCTGAGTGGGTAAAATTCAGCCAATATGCTTAAGAAAACACCTCAGCTCATCTCTCGAATCTCCCGTGAAGAGCCTCAGCATCATCATCTGATTATTTAAGATATTCTGCCGGGATTTCACTTTGACTTTAATAATGCATTTCTTTGCTCACTGTATTGGTCATGCCTTCCAATAGGtcatttgtgtttgtcttgCACTTTACATGCAAAAACTAGCATTGCATTCACTTAAAATCAAATGCATGAGCTTTATGTTAGTCACAACTGTTGTGAATTATATAATATTGTGAACATGTCATTAAATACATGATTTAACCACATTTTttcatgtcatatttttttttcttctggattgGTAATGTCCAGAAAGCAGGggtaatctaaaaaaaaatatatagcaatTAATTTACACAAAGGGGCAAACGAGGACTCAAAATACTCAATTAACAAAgtccaaaagaaagaaacatgACTACAATCATTTGACTAACAACAGCAACACAAAAACcaacaaagacaaagaaacCAGGGATTGAAATACCAACAAATTGACAAGACAACGAGGCCCACCTGGACAAGACGGGAATAGttggagggagctgattggttggCACAAGGAACAGGGCGGACCAGAGCAGGTAGAAACAAAAACCTGAGTAGACAGCACATGAAAACCTCCTGTaaaaattgctattttttgACCGTTTTCTAAATGAGTATGCAGGaaataagattttgacatttcttgCCAACGTATACTGCATAAAAGAATACATCATCACATACAGAGGGTATtgtgagcataatcacaatgcaACCGgcatcaaaaacataaaaaaaggagagtagGCAAACATAAAAGCTCAAATCGGATCTATTGAGGAGAGACTTTAACCTATAAATTCATCTCATGCCGGGATACTTGACCTTACGTAAAAAAGAGATTTCAGGTAGATGCTCCATTGCTTATATctgaaaataaca from the Vanacampus margaritifer isolate UIUO_Vmar chromosome 10, RoL_Vmar_1.0, whole genome shotgun sequence genome contains:
- the vgll1 gene encoding transcription cofactor vestigial-like protein 1 isoform X1, encoding MEDCMESPVPVKVEGHSRSVIFRYFRGDIGSMVDAHFSRALSKDAKDDAPAVKAKKMRKNIKLEESSACHANLAEPPPVASRHLSFVPADVPAGPWHSFIGRTGETSGLPAAEYSADDLSLTGQQYASSLLNLLHGDRAEMVPGVASGSKAEHLANWMVPQGFRDSVEPAGGFEPGKPSYAIQHVPSGFLGGYQTFQNGHN
- the vgll1 gene encoding transcription cofactor vestigial-like protein 1 isoform X2 encodes the protein MEDCMESPVPVKVEGHSRSVIFRYFRGDIGSMVDAHFSRALSKDAKDDAPAVKAKKMRKNIKLEESSACHANLAEPPPVASRHLSFVPADVPAGPWHSFIGRTGETSGLPAAEYSADDLSLTGQQYASSLLNLLHGDRAEMVPGVASGSKAEHLANWMVPQGFRDSVEPAGGFEPGQLPDKKDLYWSS